CCTCGCCTGTCACGTGATCGGGTTGCGCGGCGACATGCGCATCCGCGCCCGCGTTCACTTGTCCTTGTTGCATGACGAAGCCGGTGTGCTAGCAGTGACGGACGGTGGTGCGCTTTGCGTCTGCGCATCGGGCGTGCGGATCTGCGCCTGCACGAACGGAATCGCATGCTCGCCGATCACGATGCCGAGCAGGCCCGCGAGCGCGATCAGCGGCGGCGCGGGCGACTGCACGCGCACGAGGTAATACAGCAGGCC
This Paraburkholderia sabiae DNA region includes the following protein-coding sequences:
- a CDS encoding DUF1427 family protein produces the protein MSYLISLGVGLVIGLLYYLVRVQSPAPPLIALAGLLGIVIGEHAIPFVQAQIRTPDAQTQSAPPSVTASTPASSCNKDK